Proteins encoded in a region of the Raphanus sativus cultivar WK10039 chromosome 8, ASM80110v3, whole genome shotgun sequence genome:
- the LOC108820892 gene encoding remorin 1.4-like isoform X1, with amino-acid sequence MDSLIKQTRRRHPSAQAKTDEVGSPTREEKVPPRKSVSFKEDKKKPSNWLEKQFSRQMSDQSYDLIIDMDYAAAVAAAAYAITTFETTWLESYYQSGREDAFPLEETRSLSRRFSGQLSFKEPEVNDNKLPTLKSPVRKSSSVKKTPTFSMYLKEDHTRESEDSGEKHERPRKPVSEPPAPMQIQPPVRTRSERRAPPPPPPPPPPPLLSPSPLRLPPRETKRPSSGGTSREHDSTADAWEKAELAKVKARYEKLNRKIDLWEAKKRDKARRKLDKSEQSEQEQRRKRGLQRFREDMEYIENIASGARAQAEKQRQDEELKVKERAGVVRKTGKIPGKACACF; translated from the exons ATGGATAGCTTGATTAAGCAAACAAG GAGGAGGCATCCATCTGCCCAGGCAAAAACAGATGAGGTTGGTAGCCCCACTAGAGAGGAGAAAGTGCCACCAAGGAAGTCCGTTTCATTCAAAGAAG ATAAGAAAAAACCCTCAAACTGGTTAGAGAAACAGTTCTCGAGGCAAATGAGCGACCAGAGTTATGACTTGATCATCGACATGGACTATGCAGCTGCAGTTGCGGCCGCTGCTTATGCCATAACCACTTTCGAAACAACTTGGCTTGAGAGTTATTAC CAGAGTGGCCGAGAAGACGCGTTTCCATTAGAGGAAACAAGAAGCTTATCAAGAAGATTCTCAG GGCAGCTTTCATTTAAAGAGCCAGAGGTAAATGATAACAAACTTCCCACGCTAAAGTCTCCAGTGAGAAAGTCATCATCGGTCAAAAAGACTCCTACGTTCTCTATGTACTTGAAAGAAGATCACACCAGAGAAAGTGAAGATTCAGGGGAGAAACATGAGAGACCAAGAAAACCGGTTTCTGAACCGCCAGCTCCAATGCAGATACAGCCACCGGTTAGGACACGGTCAGAACGCCGtgctccaccaccaccacctcctcctcctcctcctcctcttctatcACCTTCGCCTCTGCGGCTTCCACCTAGAGAAACTAAAAGGCCAAGTTCTGGTGGTACTAGTCGAGAACATGATTCAACAGCTGATGCTTGGGAAAAAGCTGAGCTGGCTAAGGTCAAAGCAAG GTACGAGAAGTTAAACAGAAAGATCGATTTGTGGGAAGCTAAGAAGAGGGACAAAGCTAGAAGGAAGCTGGACAAATCTGAG CAGAGCGAACAAGAACAGAGGAGAAAGAGAGGTCTGCAGAGATTTAGGGAAGACATGgaatacattgaaaatattgCTTCCGGAGCCAGAGCTCAGGCTGAGAAACAAAGGCAGGACGAAGAGTTGAAGGTTAAGGAGAGAGCAGGAGTTGTCCGAAAAACCGGTAAAATTCCTGGAAAAGCATGTGCCTGTTTCTGA
- the LOC108819679 gene encoding protein KTI12 homolog yields MALVVTLAESLKGSDTKQSVRIIDEVSFHLDRNQNYANMPAEKNLRGKLRSDVDRSVSRGDIVIVDSLNGIKGYRYELWCIARAAGIRYCVVYCDVDEARCREWNKERGGRGEGSYEDGVFEDLVRRFERPERRNRWDSPLFELYPSRDGIERSSPVISEAVSYLTKTVDSKTQDVRVLQPSIATQSARFSEANSLYELDRATQEVINAVVEQQALGGAINRVSLGNELPPVEICRPVGLPELRRLRRTFVKLMGQASLSGPPLPADADSGKRRFVDYLNREFGRQ; encoded by the coding sequence ATGGCACTAGTTGTAACCTTAGCTGAATCACTGAAAGGATCCGATACGAAGCAGAGTGTTAGAATCATCGACGAGGTTTCGTTTCATCTGGACCGTAACCAGAACTATGCCAACATGCCCGCGGAGAAGAACTTGAGAGGGAAGCTCAGGTCGGATGTTGATAGGTCTGTTTCGAGAGGAGACATTGTTATTGTGGATTCTTTGAATGGTATCAAAGGTTATAGATACGAGCTGTGGTGTATCGCACGTGCCGCTGGGATTAGGTACTGTGTTGTCTACTGTGATGTGGATGAAGCTCGTTGCAGGGAGTGGAATAAGGAACGGGGTGGTAGAGGGGAAGGTTCGTATGAGGATGGTGTGTTTGAAGATCTTGTGAGGAGGTTTGAGAGACCTGAGAGGAGAAACAGATGGGATTCGCCTCTCTTTGAGCTGTACCCTTCTCGTGATGGGATAGAGAGATCCTCTCCTGTGATCTCTGAGGCTGTGAGTTATCTGACCAAGACTGTTGATTCTAAAACTCAGGATGTGAGAGTTCTTCAGCCGAGTATAGCGACTCAGTCTGCTAGATTCTCTGAAGCGAATTCGCTTTACGAGTTGGATAGGGCGACACAAGAAGTCATCAATGCGGTGGTGGAGCAGCAAGCGCTTGGTGGGGCTATAAACAGAGTTAGTCTTGGCAATGAGCTACCTCCGGTTGAAATCTGCAGACCGGTTGGATTACCGGAGCTAAGGAGGCTTCGAAGAACGTTTGTTAAGTTGATGGGTCAAGCTAGTCTGAGCGGGCCACCGTTACCAGCTGATGCAGACAGTGGTAAGAGACGGTTTGTGGATTACTTGAACAGAGAGTTTGGAAGGCAATAA
- the LOC108821891 gene encoding uncharacterized protein LOC108821891 isoform X2, which produces MGYKRTFEAEDVQELNVKHARQISYCNKLAKLDEGVPYRVSFEKPGVVIGDHLSDLYGFKSEDNVEKEFETDPPFSWMTSSFEEDSQSGGTTQSTLSDASPESDFLWRPFCLADDVEWCNSSPNKQVPIGSDHQADIPECVKDEVSDKEEQVMMGKCVIPMPDCETEVCEIGEGRKECVCMDKGSIRCVQQHIMENKEGLFETIGYERCLELGLGEMGEEVAGKLTEDEEDLFHEVVYSNPVSLDRDFWKQLKSAFPSRTMKEIVSYYFNVFILRRRAVQNRSQSLDVDSDDDEWQVEYDNTFQRPETPGKSISRVEEEEVNGEEDSCMSYDFKSNTFSTRCPVRKREESNVGNYWRHCNDLVEDHHPYSFDPCDSILADQFWSKNIDLLPTSNIIDEIFGQDPWDDDFFRGK; this is translated from the exons ATGGGTTATAAGCGAACTTTTGAAGCCGAGGATGTGCAAGAGCTCAACGTAAAGCATGCAAGACAGATTAGTTATTGCAATAAGCTGGCCAAACTAGATGAAGGAGTTCCATAtcgtgtttcttttgagaagcCAGGTGTTGTCATAG GAGACCATCTGAGTGATCTGTACGGGTTTAAAAGTGAGGATAACGTTGAGAAAGAGTTTGAGACCGATCCACCTTTCTCTTGGATGACATCCTCTTTTGAGGAGGATTCTCAGTCTGGTGGTACGACTCAGTCTACCCTTTCCGATGCGTCTCCCGAGTCGGATTTTCTCTGGAGACCATTTTGCCTTGCAGATGATGTTGAGTGGTGTAATAGTTCTCCTAATAAACAAGTTCCAATCGGGTCGGATCACCAGGCTGACATTCCTGAATGTGTCAAGGACGAAGTCAGTGACAAGGAAGAACAGGTGATGATGGGGAAGTGCGTGATTCCAATGCCTGACTGCGAAACCGAGGTCTGTGAAATTGGTGAAGGAAGAAAGGAGTGCGTTTGCATGGATAAAGGGTCCATCAGATGCGTGCAGCAGCATATAATGGAAAACAAAGAGGGTTTGTTCGAGACTATTGGATACGAAAGATGTCTCGAGTTAGGTCTCGGTGAGATGGGGGAGGAAGTTGCTGGTAAGCTAACCGAAGACGAGGAGGATCTATTCCACGAGGTTGTATACTCAAACCCGGTTTCACTAGACCGAGATTTCTGGAAACAGCTGAAGTCTGCGTTTCCTTCGCGAACCATGAAGGAGATTGTGAGCTATTACTTCAATGTCTTCATCCTGCGGAGACGAGCTGTACAGAATCGGTCTCAAAGCCTGGACGTTGATAGTGATGATGACGAGTGGCAAGTAGAGTATGACAACACGTTTCAGCGTCCTGAAACTCCTGGAAAGAGCATCTCaagagttgaagaagaagaggtgaaTGGTGAAGAGGATTCATGCATGTCCTATGACTTCAAGTCCAATACATTCTCCACTCGATGTCCAGttagaaagagagaagagtCCAACGTTGGGAACTACTGGCGCCACTGCAATGATCTTGTGGAGGATCATCATCCGTATTCATTTGATCCTTGTGATTCGATTCTAGCAGATCAGTTTTGGAGTAAGAACATTGATCTTCTTCCAACTTCGAACATCATTGACGAGATCTTTGGTCAAGACCCATGGGATGATGATTTCTTTAGGGGAAAgtag
- the LOC108821891 gene encoding uncharacterized protein LOC108821891 isoform X1 yields the protein MGYKRTFEAEDVQELNVKHARQISYCNKLAKLDEGVPYRVSFEKPGVVIAGDHLSDLYGFKSEDNVEKEFETDPPFSWMTSSFEEDSQSGGTTQSTLSDASPESDFLWRPFCLADDVEWCNSSPNKQVPIGSDHQADIPECVKDEVSDKEEQVMMGKCVIPMPDCETEVCEIGEGRKECVCMDKGSIRCVQQHIMENKEGLFETIGYERCLELGLGEMGEEVAGKLTEDEEDLFHEVVYSNPVSLDRDFWKQLKSAFPSRTMKEIVSYYFNVFILRRRAVQNRSQSLDVDSDDDEWQVEYDNTFQRPETPGKSISRVEEEEVNGEEDSCMSYDFKSNTFSTRCPVRKREESNVGNYWRHCNDLVEDHHPYSFDPCDSILADQFWSKNIDLLPTSNIIDEIFGQDPWDDDFFRGK from the exons ATGGGTTATAAGCGAACTTTTGAAGCCGAGGATGTGCAAGAGCTCAACGTAAAGCATGCAAGACAGATTAGTTATTGCAATAAGCTGGCCAAACTAGATGAAGGAGTTCCATAtcgtgtttcttttgagaagcCAGGTGTTGTCATAG CAGGAGACCATCTGAGTGATCTGTACGGGTTTAAAAGTGAGGATAACGTTGAGAAAGAGTTTGAGACCGATCCACCTTTCTCTTGGATGACATCCTCTTTTGAGGAGGATTCTCAGTCTGGTGGTACGACTCAGTCTACCCTTTCCGATGCGTCTCCCGAGTCGGATTTTCTCTGGAGACCATTTTGCCTTGCAGATGATGTTGAGTGGTGTAATAGTTCTCCTAATAAACAAGTTCCAATCGGGTCGGATCACCAGGCTGACATTCCTGAATGTGTCAAGGACGAAGTCAGTGACAAGGAAGAACAGGTGATGATGGGGAAGTGCGTGATTCCAATGCCTGACTGCGAAACCGAGGTCTGTGAAATTGGTGAAGGAAGAAAGGAGTGCGTTTGCATGGATAAAGGGTCCATCAGATGCGTGCAGCAGCATATAATGGAAAACAAAGAGGGTTTGTTCGAGACTATTGGATACGAAAGATGTCTCGAGTTAGGTCTCGGTGAGATGGGGGAGGAAGTTGCTGGTAAGCTAACCGAAGACGAGGAGGATCTATTCCACGAGGTTGTATACTCAAACCCGGTTTCACTAGACCGAGATTTCTGGAAACAGCTGAAGTCTGCGTTTCCTTCGCGAACCATGAAGGAGATTGTGAGCTATTACTTCAATGTCTTCATCCTGCGGAGACGAGCTGTACAGAATCGGTCTCAAAGCCTGGACGTTGATAGTGATGATGACGAGTGGCAAGTAGAGTATGACAACACGTTTCAGCGTCCTGAAACTCCTGGAAAGAGCATCTCaagagttgaagaagaagaggtgaaTGGTGAAGAGGATTCATGCATGTCCTATGACTTCAAGTCCAATACATTCTCCACTCGATGTCCAGttagaaagagagaagagtCCAACGTTGGGAACTACTGGCGCCACTGCAATGATCTTGTGGAGGATCATCATCCGTATTCATTTGATCCTTGTGATTCGATTCTAGCAGATCAGTTTTGGAGTAAGAACATTGATCTTCTTCCAACTTCGAACATCATTGACGAGATCTTTGGTCAAGACCCATGGGATGATGATTTCTTTAGGGGAAAgtag
- the LOC108820892 gene encoding remorin 1.4-like isoform X2, which translates to MDSLIKQTRRRHPSAQAKTDEVGSPTREEKVPPRKSVSFKEDKKKPSNWLEKQFSRQMSDQSYDLIIDMDYAAAVAAAAYAITTFETTWLESYYSGREDAFPLEETRSLSRRFSGQLSFKEPEVNDNKLPTLKSPVRKSSSVKKTPTFSMYLKEDHTRESEDSGEKHERPRKPVSEPPAPMQIQPPVRTRSERRAPPPPPPPPPPPLLSPSPLRLPPRETKRPSSGGTSREHDSTADAWEKAELAKVKARYEKLNRKIDLWEAKKRDKARRKLDKSEQSEQEQRRKRGLQRFREDMEYIENIASGARAQAEKQRQDEELKVKERAGVVRKTGKIPGKACACF; encoded by the exons ATGGATAGCTTGATTAAGCAAACAAG GAGGAGGCATCCATCTGCCCAGGCAAAAACAGATGAGGTTGGTAGCCCCACTAGAGAGGAGAAAGTGCCACCAAGGAAGTCCGTTTCATTCAAAGAAG ATAAGAAAAAACCCTCAAACTGGTTAGAGAAACAGTTCTCGAGGCAAATGAGCGACCAGAGTTATGACTTGATCATCGACATGGACTATGCAGCTGCAGTTGCGGCCGCTGCTTATGCCATAACCACTTTCGAAACAACTTGGCTTGAGAGTTATTAC AGTGGCCGAGAAGACGCGTTTCCATTAGAGGAAACAAGAAGCTTATCAAGAAGATTCTCAG GGCAGCTTTCATTTAAAGAGCCAGAGGTAAATGATAACAAACTTCCCACGCTAAAGTCTCCAGTGAGAAAGTCATCATCGGTCAAAAAGACTCCTACGTTCTCTATGTACTTGAAAGAAGATCACACCAGAGAAAGTGAAGATTCAGGGGAGAAACATGAGAGACCAAGAAAACCGGTTTCTGAACCGCCAGCTCCAATGCAGATACAGCCACCGGTTAGGACACGGTCAGAACGCCGtgctccaccaccaccacctcctcctcctcctcctcctcttctatcACCTTCGCCTCTGCGGCTTCCACCTAGAGAAACTAAAAGGCCAAGTTCTGGTGGTACTAGTCGAGAACATGATTCAACAGCTGATGCTTGGGAAAAAGCTGAGCTGGCTAAGGTCAAAGCAAG GTACGAGAAGTTAAACAGAAAGATCGATTTGTGGGAAGCTAAGAAGAGGGACAAAGCTAGAAGGAAGCTGGACAAATCTGAG CAGAGCGAACAAGAACAGAGGAGAAAGAGAGGTCTGCAGAGATTTAGGGAAGACATGgaatacattgaaaatattgCTTCCGGAGCCAGAGCTCAGGCTGAGAAACAAAGGCAGGACGAAGAGTTGAAGGTTAAGGAGAGAGCAGGAGTTGTCCGAAAAACCGGTAAAATTCCTGGAAAAGCATGTGCCTGTTTCTGA
- the LOC108820892 gene encoding remorin 1.4-like isoform X3, translating to MDSLIKQTRRRHPSAQAKTDEVGSPTREEKVPPRKSVSFKEDKKKPSNWLEKQFSRQMSDQSYDLIIDMDYAAAVAAAAYAITTFETTWLESYYQSGREDAFPLEETRSLSRRFSGQLSFKEPEVNDNKLPTLKSPVRKSSSVKKTPTFSMYLKEDHTRESEDSGEKHERPRKPVSEPPAPMQIQPPVRTRSERRAPPPPPPPPPPPLLSPSPLRLPPRETKRPSSGGTSREHDSTADAWEKAELAKVKARYEKLNRKIDLWEAKKRDKARRKLDKSESEQEQRRKRGLQRFREDMEYIENIASGARAQAEKQRQDEELKVKERAGVVRKTGKIPGKACACF from the exons ATGGATAGCTTGATTAAGCAAACAAG GAGGAGGCATCCATCTGCCCAGGCAAAAACAGATGAGGTTGGTAGCCCCACTAGAGAGGAGAAAGTGCCACCAAGGAAGTCCGTTTCATTCAAAGAAG ATAAGAAAAAACCCTCAAACTGGTTAGAGAAACAGTTCTCGAGGCAAATGAGCGACCAGAGTTATGACTTGATCATCGACATGGACTATGCAGCTGCAGTTGCGGCCGCTGCTTATGCCATAACCACTTTCGAAACAACTTGGCTTGAGAGTTATTAC CAGAGTGGCCGAGAAGACGCGTTTCCATTAGAGGAAACAAGAAGCTTATCAAGAAGATTCTCAG GGCAGCTTTCATTTAAAGAGCCAGAGGTAAATGATAACAAACTTCCCACGCTAAAGTCTCCAGTGAGAAAGTCATCATCGGTCAAAAAGACTCCTACGTTCTCTATGTACTTGAAAGAAGATCACACCAGAGAAAGTGAAGATTCAGGGGAGAAACATGAGAGACCAAGAAAACCGGTTTCTGAACCGCCAGCTCCAATGCAGATACAGCCACCGGTTAGGACACGGTCAGAACGCCGtgctccaccaccaccacctcctcctcctcctcctcctcttctatcACCTTCGCCTCTGCGGCTTCCACCTAGAGAAACTAAAAGGCCAAGTTCTGGTGGTACTAGTCGAGAACATGATTCAACAGCTGATGCTTGGGAAAAAGCTGAGCTGGCTAAGGTCAAAGCAAG GTACGAGAAGTTAAACAGAAAGATCGATTTGTGGGAAGCTAAGAAGAGGGACAAAGCTAGAAGGAAGCTGGACAAATCTGAG AGCGAACAAGAACAGAGGAGAAAGAGAGGTCTGCAGAGATTTAGGGAAGACATGgaatacattgaaaatattgCTTCCGGAGCCAGAGCTCAGGCTGAGAAACAAAGGCAGGACGAAGAGTTGAAGGTTAAGGAGAGAGCAGGAGTTGTCCGAAAAACCGGTAAAATTCCTGGAAAAGCATGTGCCTGTTTCTGA